From Paenibacillus physcomitrellae, the proteins below share one genomic window:
- a CDS encoding HD-GYP domain-containing protein: MGNVAVTDLKPGQKIASPVHTMLGGRLMPKGKVLIPRDLDVLRAFMIEEVDIEGGGVPDLPVAKDAKNTTSSAKTPTPAPKASPEPIKKAAVDSFQLEYDRMLNLVKSSFQSALAASIPVYDLRSQLETLLGMMKHYKILTFVPKNMNEYDYMYHNAILSSLTSYSLAQWHGLPQKDWVQVALAGLLHDIGNAKVDPDILYHPSYLNNEELEEVRMHTTYGYQMLRNIPALNEGVRLAALQHHEKIDGSGYPLRLTGDKIHVYAKIVAVADIFHAMTLKKRYRKAQSPYLVLEEIQSEAFGKLDPAIVQTFIGKVTELHNGIRVRLNTDEIGEIVFTDRTHPTRPMVSVKGKIINLVQNHNLYIVEIIN, translated from the coding sequence ATGGGAAATGTGGCGGTAACCGACCTGAAACCCGGACAAAAGATTGCCAGTCCTGTACATACAATGCTTGGCGGCAGGCTTATGCCCAAAGGAAAAGTACTGATTCCTAGAGACCTGGACGTCCTGCGGGCGTTTATGATCGAGGAGGTAGATATTGAGGGTGGGGGAGTCCCGGATCTGCCGGTTGCAAAAGATGCCAAGAATACAACATCTTCTGCAAAAACTCCTACTCCTGCTCCAAAGGCATCGCCTGAGCCAATTAAGAAAGCTGCGGTTGATTCCTTCCAATTGGAGTATGATCGCATGCTTAACCTGGTGAAGAGCTCCTTCCAATCGGCTTTGGCCGCGAGCATCCCTGTGTATGATCTTCGCAGTCAATTGGAAACCCTGCTAGGGATGATGAAGCATTATAAAATTTTGACCTTCGTGCCTAAAAATATGAACGAATATGATTATATGTACCATAATGCTATTCTTTCTTCCTTAACCTCTTATTCCTTGGCGCAGTGGCATGGTCTTCCTCAGAAAGACTGGGTTCAGGTAGCGCTGGCGGGACTGCTGCATGACATCGGCAATGCCAAGGTTGATCCGGACATTCTATACCATCCTTCCTACCTCAATAACGAGGAACTGGAGGAGGTGCGCATGCATACGACTTACGGCTATCAGATGCTCCGCAACATTCCGGCTCTAAATGAAGGGGTCAGACTGGCAGCTTTACAGCATCACGAAAAAATCGACGGCTCCGGGTATCCCCTTCGCCTGACAGGCGATAAGATCCATGTGTATGCCAAGATTGTAGCCGTGGCCGATATCTTCCATGCAATGACGCTGAAGAAGCGGTATCGAAAAGCCCAGTCACCTTATTTGGTGCTGGAGGAGATCCAGTCAGAAGCATTCGGGAAGCTGGATCCAGCAATCGTCCAGACCTTTATCGGAAAAGTAACGGAGCTCCACAATGGGATCCGCGTACGCCTGAACACGGATGAAATCGGTGAAATTGTATTTACAGATCGTACTCATCCAACACGCCCTATGGTTTCTGTGAAGGGTAAAATCATTAACTTGGTTCAGAACCATAATCTCTATATTGTTGAAATCATTAATTAG
- the yaaA gene encoding S4 domain-containing protein YaaA — protein sequence MKQVKIHSEYIKLDQFLKLSDCVPTGGMAKALLQENLVKVNGEPEDRRGRKLYPGDRIEVEGEGSFEVAAE from the coding sequence ATGAAACAAGTTAAAATTCATAGTGAATATATTAAGCTTGACCAATTCCTGAAGCTGTCGGACTGTGTGCCGACCGGAGGGATGGCCAAAGCGCTGCTGCAGGAGAATCTCGTTAAGGTGAACGGGGAGCCAGAGGACCGGCGCGGCCGCAAGCTGTATCCCGGTGATCGGATTGAGGTTGAAGGCGAGGGTTCCTTTGAGGTTGCTGCAGAGTGA
- a CDS encoding sigma factor G inhibitor Gin encodes MEEIIRPVERLKDEAPETCIICGETKAQGIKIVSEFICEECEAEMVHTDVKDEKYDFFIHQMKQIWVQLNA; translated from the coding sequence ATGGAAGAAATCATTAGACCGGTCGAACGCTTGAAGGATGAGGCTCCGGAAACCTGTATTATATGCGGCGAGACGAAAGCACAGGGAATAAAGATTGTTTCGGAATTCATTTGTGAAGAGTGTGAAGCGGAAATGGTGCATACGGACGTGAAGGACGAGAAGTATGATTTCTTTATTCATCAGATGAAGCAGATTTGGGTGCAGTTAAATGCATAA
- the dnaN gene encoding DNA polymerase III subunit beta translates to MKIRILKNELNESIQHVSKAISSRTTIPILTGIKLEVNFQGLTLTASDTDISIQAFIPQEDNNKQIVQVERPGSVVLPAKFFVEIIKKLPSSEIEMEVKEGFQTFIRSGSTDIQMVGLDPEEFPVLPMIEEDQVISLPGDLLRNMIKQTVFSISTHETTPILTGVLWNLSDNLFKFVATDRHRLASRTAPIDNAEDIRFSNIVISGKTLNELSKIIPDQNTMVDIVVADNQVLFKIDRVLFYSRILDGTYPDTSKIIPSHYKTELVVDTKKLSDSIDRAYLLSREEKTNIVKLQTLEDGTIEISSSSSELGKVTEQLDVVDFTGDPLKISFNSKYMLDVLKVVESEQLHIGFTGAMSPIIVKPTDESRSLYLILPYRTTN, encoded by the coding sequence ATGAAAATCCGGATTTTGAAAAATGAACTGAACGAGTCCATCCAGCATGTATCCAAAGCGATTTCAAGCCGCACCACGATTCCGATTTTGACGGGGATTAAACTTGAAGTGAACTTTCAGGGACTGACGCTGACCGCCAGCGACACGGATATTTCCATCCAGGCTTTTATTCCGCAGGAAGATAACAACAAGCAGATCGTTCAGGTTGAACGTCCAGGCAGTGTAGTGCTTCCAGCTAAATTTTTCGTAGAGATCATCAAGAAGCTGCCTTCTTCTGAAATTGAGATGGAGGTGAAAGAGGGCTTCCAAACCTTCATCCGTTCCGGTTCCACCGACATCCAGATGGTTGGTCTGGATCCTGAAGAATTCCCGGTTCTGCCGATGATTGAAGAAGACCAGGTCATCTCCCTGCCGGGCGATTTGCTCCGCAATATGATCAAACAAACGGTGTTCTCCATCTCCACACATGAAACAACGCCTATTTTGACCGGAGTTTTGTGGAACCTTAGCGATAACCTGTTCAAGTTCGTAGCTACGGACCGCCACCGTTTGGCGAGCCGTACAGCTCCGATCGACAACGCGGAAGATATCCGGTTCAGCAATATCGTCATTTCCGGCAAAACGCTCAACGAGCTGAGCAAAATCATCCCGGACCAGAACACGATGGTCGACATTGTTGTGGCCGATAACCAGGTGCTGTTCAAAATCGACCGGGTACTGTTCTATTCCCGAATTCTCGACGGAACTTATCCGGATACTTCCAAGATTATTCCGTCGCACTACAAAACAGAACTTGTTGTGGATACCAAAAAATTGAGCGATTCAATCGACCGTGCTTATTTGCTGTCCCGTGAGGAGAAGACGAATATCGTCAAATTGCAGACGCTTGAGGATGGAACGATCGAGATCTCTTCAAGTTCCTCCGAACTCGGCAAAGTAACCGAGCAACTCGATGTCGTTGATTTCACCGGAGATCCGCTTAAAATCTCGTTTAACTCGAAATATATGCTCGACGTGCTGAAAGTGGTGGAAAGCGAGCAGCTGCATATCGGATTCACCGGCGCCATGAGCCCGATTATCGTGAAGCCGACCGATGAAAGCCGCAGCCTCTATCTGATCCTCCCTTACCGGACGACGAATTAA
- the recF gene encoding DNA replication/repair protein RecF (All proteins in this family for which functions are known are DNA-binding proteins that assist the filamentation of RecA onto DNA for the initiation of recombination or recombinational repair.) yields the protein MFVKNLSLQHYRNYEELKLEAFGSVNLLLGNNAQGKTNLLEAILMLALTKSHRTSKDKELISFQADAAVLAALIERKYGAVNLELKLSSQGKKARLNGLEQRKLSDFVGTLNVVMFAPEDLEIVKGTPGIRRRFLDMEIGQVMPSYLFHLQQYQKVLVQRNNLLKSAFQAGQEALVMLEVWNEQLAEHGVKIIKRRKQFIRKLQRWAADIHLGITNGSENLELTYLPSFGDADEEDEAVLLQQFMIKLSQLKDQEIRRGMTLAGPHRDDIAFHINGKEAQVFGSQGQQRTTALSLKLAEIELIHQEIGEYPVLLLDDVLSELDPYRQTQLIETFQSKVQTFITATGMESINAAKLKDASIFHVQSGQVMS from the coding sequence ATGTTTGTCAAAAATTTAAGTTTGCAACATTATCGCAACTATGAAGAGCTGAAGCTGGAGGCTTTCGGCAGTGTTAATTTGCTGCTCGGCAACAATGCCCAGGGCAAAACGAATCTGCTGGAAGCCATACTGATGCTGGCGCTGACCAAATCGCACCGCACGTCCAAAGACAAGGAGCTCATTTCCTTTCAGGCGGACGCAGCGGTGCTTGCTGCGCTCATTGAACGGAAATATGGGGCGGTTAACCTAGAACTGAAGCTCTCGTCGCAAGGCAAGAAAGCCAGGCTGAACGGCCTGGAGCAGAGGAAGCTCAGCGATTTTGTCGGTACGCTGAACGTGGTCATGTTCGCACCGGAAGATCTGGAAATCGTCAAAGGAACGCCGGGCATTCGAAGGCGCTTTCTCGATATGGAGATCGGCCAGGTGATGCCGAGTTATCTCTTTCATCTGCAGCAGTATCAGAAGGTGCTCGTTCAGCGCAACAATTTGCTGAAGTCAGCCTTTCAGGCCGGGCAGGAAGCCTTGGTGATGCTGGAGGTCTGGAATGAACAATTGGCAGAACATGGTGTTAAAATCATCAAGAGAAGGAAACAATTTATAAGAAAACTGCAGCGATGGGCGGCGGACATCCATTTAGGGATAACGAACGGCTCCGAGAACCTCGAATTGACCTATTTGCCATCCTTTGGCGATGCCGATGAGGAAGATGAAGCTGTCTTATTGCAGCAATTTATGATAAAGTTATCACAATTGAAAGATCAGGAAATAAGACGGGGCATGACGCTGGCCGGACCGCACCGGGACGATATTGCGTTCCATATCAACGGTAAGGAAGCGCAGGTTTTTGGTTCTCAGGGACAGCAGCGGACCACTGCTCTTTCGCTGAAGCTGGCGGAAATTGAACTGATTCATCAGGAAATCGGGGAATATCCGGTTCTGCTTCTGGACGATGTCTTGTCCGAGCTTGACCCTTACCGTCAAACCCAACTGATCGAAACATTCCAGAGCAAAGTGCAGACGTTTATTACGGCTACCGGTATGGAAAGCATCAATGCCGCCAAGCTGAAGGACGCCAGCATTTTTCATGTTCAAAGCGGACAAGTGATGTCCTAG
- the remB gene encoding extracellular matrix regulator RemB, translating into MYIHLGGEKVVSSRELVAIFDISIEKSSKISKQFVTSMLEGKKMVQISEEEAKSIVVTERTVYYSPISSATLKKRCDTYQEL; encoded by the coding sequence TTGTACATTCATCTCGGCGGCGAAAAAGTGGTATCTTCCAGAGAACTGGTAGCTATATTTGATATATCGATCGAGAAATCTTCCAAAATTTCAAAGCAATTTGTAACGAGTATGCTTGAGGGCAAGAAGATGGTGCAGATCAGTGAAGAGGAAGCGAAATCCATCGTCGTTACGGAGCGTACGGTATATTATTCACCTATTTCTTCGGCTACGCTGAAGAAGAGATGTGATACGTATCAGGAACTGTAA
- a CDS encoding YheC/YheD family protein, with protein MSIQRVSSKWEKTKVLTRSSWLNGYIPDTRPYSAEQLQVMLEQYNTVFIKPDRGTYGIGVMSVERYQDNPSSPDSPWLYKLRYGIESRVFNTPAEMNTILTERINGKFYVIQRGIHLLTHESRKFDLRVLVQKNLKGAWETTGFIGRVAGPQKIVTNHHNGGKIKPIEDLFKDYLDAKGLAALIHELRVLGSKVGYQLEKKYPRLKEIGLDIAVDGEFRPWLLEVNTLPALFPFKRLADKTIYQKIQKYAQAYGRLRKKKTS; from the coding sequence TTGTCGATCCAACGTGTTTCGAGCAAGTGGGAGAAAACGAAAGTATTGACCCGAAGCAGCTGGCTGAACGGCTATATCCCGGATACACGCCCCTACTCCGCGGAGCAGCTCCAGGTTATGCTGGAGCAGTATAATACCGTATTCATCAAACCTGACCGGGGAACGTACGGAATAGGGGTCATGAGCGTGGAACGTTATCAGGACAATCCTTCCTCACCGGATTCCCCCTGGCTTTACAAACTGCGCTACGGAATCGAGTCCCGGGTATTCAACACTCCTGCTGAGATGAATACTATTCTGACGGAGCGGATCAACGGGAAATTCTATGTGATTCAGCGCGGCATCCATTTGCTCACCCATGAGTCCCGGAAATTTGACCTTCGTGTTCTCGTGCAGAAAAATTTAAAAGGCGCCTGGGAAACGACCGGGTTTATCGGCAGGGTAGCCGGCCCGCAAAAAATCGTAACCAATCATCATAACGGCGGTAAAATCAAGCCGATCGAAGATCTCTTTAAAGATTATCTGGATGCAAAAGGCCTTGCCGCCCTGATCCATGAGCTTAGAGTATTAGGTTCAAAGGTCGGTTACCAACTGGAAAAAAAATATCCCCGCCTGAAAGAGATCGGTCTCGATATCGCCGTCGATGGGGAGTTCCGTCCATGGCTGCTTGAAGTCAATACGTTGCCCGCCTTGTTCCCATTCAAACGACTTGCCGATAAAACCATCTATCAGAAAATTCAGAAGTACGCCCAGGCCTACGGCCGTCTGAGAAAAAAGAAGACCTCCTAA
- the gyrB gene encoding DNA topoisomerase (ATP-hydrolyzing) subunit B: MSINEQQSYDESQIQVLEGLEAVRKRPGMYIGSTSVKGLHHLVWEVVDNSIDEALAGFADKIDVIVHQDNSVTVIDNGRGIPVGEHPKMKKSTLEVVMTVLHAGGKFGGGGYKVSGGLHGVGVSVVNALSERVIVEIKRDGQVYQQEYHRGAPQYDIRVIGTSESTGTKTTFKPDPEIFTETTVFDYTTLQTRIRELAFLNKGINITLHDERTGQSDSFHYEGGIIEYVKYLNQNREALHEEPIYVEGSRDMIQVEIALQYNDSYTENIHSFANNINTYEGGSHESGFKSALTRIINDYARKTSAIKDSGSNLSGDDVREGLTAIISVKIPEPQFEGQTKTKLGNSEVRGIVESLFAEKLQEFMDENPSVAKRVLEKALQASRAREAARKARELTRRKSALEVSSLPGKLADCSSKDASISELYIVEGDSAGGSAKQGRDRHFQAILPLRGKILNVEKSRLDRILGNAEIRAIITALGTGIGEELDISKARYHKVIIMTDADVDGAHIRTLLLTFFFRFMRPIIEAGFVYIAQPPLFKIERNKVIRYAGSEKERDEIMAEFGEGVKLNVQRYKGLGEMNPEQLWETTMDPESRTMQQVSISDAIQADALFDKLMGDNVEPRRDFIQEHAKYVRNLDI; this comes from the coding sequence ATGTCTATCAACGAACAACAATCGTATGATGAAAGTCAGATTCAGGTGCTGGAAGGATTGGAGGCTGTCCGCAAACGGCCGGGGATGTACATCGGTTCAACCAGCGTCAAAGGACTGCATCATTTGGTGTGGGAAGTTGTGGATAACAGTATCGACGAAGCGTTAGCCGGTTTTGCTGACAAAATCGATGTTATTGTTCATCAGGATAACAGCGTCACCGTAATTGATAATGGCCGGGGAATTCCGGTCGGTGAACATCCGAAGATGAAGAAGTCTACGCTTGAAGTGGTCATGACCGTCCTGCACGCAGGCGGTAAATTCGGCGGCGGCGGATATAAAGTATCCGGCGGTCTGCACGGCGTAGGCGTTTCCGTTGTGAATGCCCTGTCCGAACGGGTGATTGTTGAAATTAAGCGGGACGGACAAGTTTATCAGCAGGAATACCACCGGGGAGCTCCGCAGTATGACATCAGAGTGATTGGCACAAGCGAATCCACCGGTACGAAAACGACGTTCAAACCGGATCCGGAGATTTTTACCGAAACTACAGTGTTCGATTACACGACTTTGCAGACACGGATTCGCGAGCTGGCTTTCCTGAACAAGGGGATCAATATTACGCTTCACGACGAGCGTACCGGTCAGTCCGATTCGTTCCACTACGAAGGCGGGATTATCGAATATGTGAAATACTTGAATCAGAACCGTGAGGCTCTTCACGAGGAGCCGATCTACGTGGAGGGCTCGCGAGATATGATCCAGGTGGAGATTGCCCTCCAGTACAATGACAGCTACACGGAGAATATCCACTCCTTCGCGAACAACATCAACACGTATGAGGGCGGCTCGCACGAATCGGGCTTTAAGAGTGCCTTGACCCGGATCATCAACGACTATGCCCGCAAAACGAGCGCCATCAAGGACAGCGGCTCCAACCTGTCCGGCGATGATGTCCGCGAAGGCCTGACGGCGATCATTTCCGTCAAAATTCCTGAACCGCAGTTTGAAGGCCAGACCAAAACCAAACTCGGCAACAGCGAAGTTCGGGGTATCGTGGAATCGCTGTTTGCAGAGAAGCTGCAGGAATTCATGGATGAGAATCCTTCCGTAGCGAAACGGGTGCTTGAAAAAGCGCTCCAGGCCTCCCGTGCCCGCGAGGCGGCCCGTAAAGCGCGCGAGCTCACTCGCCGCAAGAGCGCGCTGGAAGTAAGCAGCCTGCCGGGCAAGCTGGCCGACTGTTCCTCCAAAGACGCGTCGATCAGCGAACTGTATATCGTCGAAGGCGACTCCGCCGGCGGATCGGCCAAGCAGGGACGCGACCGGCACTTCCAGGCTATCTTGCCGCTACGCGGTAAGATTCTGAATGTCGAGAAGTCCCGTCTGGACCGGATTCTCGGCAATGCCGAAATCCGCGCCATCATTACGGCGCTGGGCACCGGGATCGGCGAGGAGCTCGACATCTCGAAGGCCCGTTATCACAAGGTTATTATCATGACCGATGCGGACGTCGACGGCGCGCATATCCGCACGCTGCTGCTGACCTTCTTCTTCCGCTTCATGCGTCCGATCATTGAAGCCGGCTTTGTTTACATTGCTCAGCCGCCTCTCTTCAAGATCGAGCGCAACAAAGTGATCCGTTATGCCGGTTCGGAGAAAGAACGGGACGAAATTATGGCTGAATTCGGCGAAGGCGTGAAGCTGAACGTTCAGCGCTATAAAGGATTGGGCGAGATGAATCCGGAGCAGCTGTGGGAAACGACCATGGATCCGGAATCCCGCACGATGCAGCAGGTGTCCATTTCCGATGCCATTCAGGCGGACGCCCTGTTTGATAAGCTGATGGGCGACAATGTAGAGCCGCGCCGTGATTTCATTCAGGAGCATGCCAAATACGTTCGGAATTTGGATATCTAA
- the gyrA gene encoding DNA gyrase subunit A — translation MAEEKFSRIVDRDIGQEMRESFMDYAMSIIVSRALPDVRDGLKPVHRRILYAMSELGMAPDKPYKKSARIVGEVIGKYHPHGDSAVYETMVRMAQDFSMRNMLIDGHGNFGSIDGDFAAAMRYTEARLSKIAMEMLRDLNKETVDFAPNYDGEEHEPVVLPARYPNLLVNGVSGIAVGMATNIPPHNLGEVIDGVQALIENPELTSMELMEYIKGPDFPTSGYILGREGIRQAYSTGRGSVTMRAKATIEENNNKARIIVHELPYQVIKARLVEKIAELVREKRIEGITDLRDESDRNGMRIVIELRRDVNPNVVLNNLYKHTAMQSTFGINMLAIVNNEPRVLTLHEVLKYYIIHQIEVIRRRTEFDLRKAEARAHILEGLRIALDHIDEVIALIRASSSDEQAREGLMSRFGLSFEQAQAILDMRLRRLTGLERDKIENEYNELVQKIAEYKEILASEALVLNIISQELQEIKEKYADERRTEITVGEESILDEDLIPQEEVVITITHTGYIKRLPVTTYRSQKRGGRGVVGMDTKDNDFVEHLFVTNSHNYLMFFTDRGKAYRIKAYEIPELGRTARGTPIINLIQIEQGETVNAVIPVVPSETDKLLFFATQQGIVKKTPLEDYVNIRKGGLIAINLREDDRLIDVKMTDGNEEVILGTAKGMSIRFLEGDVRSMGRSATGVKGITLDSDDEVIGMDVIVPGQDVLIVTTKGYGKRTPVDEYRVQSRGGKGIKTINVTEKNGTVISLKVVKDEEDLMIITSSGTLIRTSMAGISTMGRYAQGVKLINIRDEDSVATVCRTDKTEESNEDALEGEELPTVEEELLDAAGTDEVAAPEMDEAAEDSEEE, via the coding sequence ATGGCGGAAGAAAAATTCTCGCGAATTGTAGATCGTGACATCGGTCAGGAGATGCGCGAATCCTTTATGGATTACGCAATGAGCATCATTGTCAGCCGGGCTTTGCCGGATGTACGGGACGGACTTAAGCCTGTGCATCGCCGTATTTTGTATGCAATGTCGGAGCTCGGAATGGCTCCGGACAAGCCGTATAAGAAGTCTGCCAGAATCGTCGGCGAAGTTATCGGTAAATACCATCCGCACGGTGACTCTGCCGTTTATGAAACGATGGTTCGTATGGCACAGGATTTCTCCATGCGCAACATGCTGATCGACGGTCATGGCAACTTCGGTTCGATTGACGGCGACTTTGCGGCAGCGATGCGGTATACGGAAGCCAGACTATCCAAGATTGCCATGGAAATGCTGCGCGACTTGAATAAAGAAACCGTTGATTTTGCGCCTAACTACGACGGCGAGGAACACGAACCGGTTGTTCTCCCGGCCCGTTATCCTAACCTGCTTGTTAACGGGGTCTCCGGTATTGCAGTAGGGATGGCCACGAACATTCCTCCTCATAATCTGGGAGAGGTTATTGACGGTGTACAGGCTTTGATTGAGAACCCCGAGCTGACCTCTATGGAACTGATGGAATATATCAAGGGCCCTGACTTCCCGACTTCGGGTTATATTTTGGGCCGTGAAGGCATCCGACAGGCTTATTCGACCGGTCGCGGTTCCGTGACCATGAGAGCCAAAGCCACCATCGAGGAGAATAACAACAAAGCTCGCATTATTGTGCATGAGCTTCCTTACCAGGTCATTAAAGCGAGACTTGTCGAGAAGATCGCTGAGCTCGTCCGTGAGAAACGGATTGAGGGCATTACGGACCTGCGGGACGAATCGGACCGTAACGGAATGCGGATTGTGATTGAGCTCCGCCGTGACGTTAACCCTAATGTAGTGCTGAATAACCTGTATAAGCATACGGCTATGCAGTCTACCTTTGGTATTAACATGCTTGCGATCGTAAATAACGAGCCGCGGGTTCTGACTTTGCATGAGGTGTTGAAGTACTATATCATCCACCAAATCGAAGTCATCCGCCGTCGGACCGAGTTCGATCTCCGCAAGGCGGAAGCCAGAGCTCATATCCTTGAAGGCCTGCGGATCGCCCTGGATCATATTGACGAAGTGATCGCTTTGATCCGGGCCTCCAGCTCAGACGAGCAGGCACGTGAAGGGCTGATGAGCCGTTTCGGACTCAGCTTCGAGCAGGCCCAGGCGATTCTGGATATGCGTCTGCGCCGTCTGACCGGTTTGGAACGCGACAAGATCGAGAATGAATATAACGAGCTGGTTCAGAAGATCGCCGAATATAAAGAGATTTTGGCCAGCGAAGCGCTTGTCCTGAACATTATCAGTCAAGAGCTTCAAGAGATTAAAGAGAAATACGCCGACGAGCGCCGTACGGAAATTACGGTGGGTGAAGAGAGCATTCTAGACGAGGATCTGATTCCGCAGGAAGAAGTCGTCATTACGATTACTCACACCGGTTACATCAAACGTCTGCCCGTTACGACCTACCGCAGCCAGAAGCGCGGAGGACGCGGCGTAGTGGGCATGGATACGAAAGATAACGACTTCGTCGAGCATCTCTTCGTAACCAACTCCCACAACTACCTGATGTTCTTTACGGACAGAGGTAAAGCTTACCGGATCAAGGCTTATGAGATTCCGGAGCTCGGACGTACGGCAAGAGGGACGCCGATTATCAACCTGATTCAGATCGAACAGGGCGAGACGGTAAATGCGGTGATTCCGGTGGTTCCATCGGAGACCGACAAGCTGCTGTTCTTCGCCACCCAGCAGGGGATTGTCAAGAAGACGCCTCTTGAAGACTACGTCAATATTCGTAAGGGCGGTTTGATCGCCATTAACCTGCGCGAAGACGATCGTCTGATTGACGTGAAAATGACCGACGGCAACGAAGAGGTCATCCTGGGTACGGCTAAGGGCATGTCGATCCGCTTCCTGGAGGGAGATGTTCGCTCTATGGGACGCTCCGCGACGGGCGTTAAAGGCATTACCCTCGATTCGGACGATGAAGTCATCGGCATGGATGTCATTGTACCGGGACAGGATGTTCTGATCGTTACGACCAAAGGCTACGGCAAACGTACGCCGGTTGACGAATATCGGGTTCAAAGTCGCGGCGGTAAAGGCATCAAGACGATTAACGTCACCGAGAAGAACGGTACGGTAATCAGCCTCAAAGTTGTTAAAGACGAAGAGGACTTGATGATCATCACCAGCAGCGGTACGCTGATTCGTACCAGCATGGCGGGCATCAGTACGATGGGACGTTATGCTCAAGGCGTTAAGCTGATCAACATCCGTGATGAGGATTCGGTGGCCACCGTTTGCCGCACAGACAAAACGGAAGAGTCAAACGAAGATGCTCTTGAGGGTGAGGAGCTGCCAACCGTAGAAGAAGAACTGCTGGATGCGGCCGGAACGGATGAAGTAGCTGCCCCAGAGATGGATGAAGCTGCGGAAGATTCGGAAGAGGAATAA